Within the Metasolibacillus fluoroglycofenilyticus genome, the region TTACCTCTAGCTTAAAGACAAAAATAAGACCTCTAGCAACAATCGGTGTGACAATTAAAAATAAAATATAAATAGGAATGACATCTAGTATGATGCCAAAATCGCGATACACTTTAGCGATTTGCGATGCAACAACAGCGATTAACACAAATGCCATAAACGGGACAGGGAGCCATGCTGCTGATGCTAGCACTCTTGCTCCAAATGATTGATTTTTAGCCCAAAGCTGCGTTGCAACTGCTAGCATAAAAGGCACAGCAATCAACAATACAAACGCCCCTAAAAAAGGCTGTATTTGAACAATACCCACCATCTCTTCTCCTATAAATAGCCATAAATAGAGTGGTAGCAATAGTAGCTGTACGACAAATAAAATCGGTGTAGCGGCTAATATTAATTTCTCATTGCCCTTGCCTAATTGCGTAAAAACAATAACGTAATCAATGCATGGCGTTAGGAGCACTAAGCAAACACCTAATAAAATAGGCGTAGGCTGTGGAAATAGCATAATTAATAGCCAAACGATAACTGGCACAACGACAAAATTGCCTAGTAATAATACGACTATAAATTTGCGATTAGAAAGTGCTTTCTTTAGCTTTAAAAACGGAATTTGCGAAAACATACCATACATTAAAATAGCAATAAGCGGTGAAATGGCGAAAGCAAAATATGCTCCAAAACGCTCACTTGAAAGACCTATGAGTGCCCCTACTATAAGAGAAATAACATATATCCAAATTTGTTGATTTTCTAGCTTCTCTCTATAATGTCCCATCTTTCTCTCCCTTATGCTATGTTTGGCAGCTAGGACAATATGTCGATGTGCGTCCCGCAATGACAACTGATTTTGTTGCTGATTGACATAGTGGACATTGCTTATGACTATACATTTTCAGACGATTTTGCATCGAGCCTGCTCCACCGTTTACCGTTCGATAGTCTGAAATCGTCGAGCCCCCATTTTCAATGCTTTCTTTTAATACATGGACAATCGCATGAAATAGCTCAATTTTCTTTGCCTTTGAAATAGCCTTCACTTTTTTCGTTGGTCTTATTTTTGTTGCAAACAGTGCTTCTGTCGCATAAATATTGCCACAGCCAGAAATGACTTGGCCATCCATAATCACTTCCTTCACTGTTTTATTTTCATATTTCGCTTTCGCACACTGCATAAGGAAAAATTCACATGCTTCTTCATCAAAGGGCTCAGGCGCCATCTTTGTTAATGGTGCGTGCTCATCAATTGTGCGTAAAAAACGCAGCTCACCAAAGCGACGTATATCACTATAAATGAGCAGCTCACCACCCGCTAAAGTAAATGTTGCATGAATATGCTTGCGGAATTTTTCCTCTGCTATTTCTGCCACATTTTGCACGACAAACCATGCGCCCGTCATCCCTAAATGGTTGACGAGCACAAATGGCTCTTGTTCCTTTTGTAGATGAATAAAAATATATTTTGCACGACGCTCAATCTTTGTAACAGCCATTTGCTGTACGCTCGCTTCAAAATGATGGAGCGCGCTGCCTTTAACAATTGTTTGTTTCCCAGCAGCGTGAGATGTATAAACCGTCTCCGATAAAGTAACAGATTGAATTGTTTTACCTTCTACTAACGGCTTTAAATCTTTAACAACTCCTTCGACCTCTGGTAACTCCGGCACAAAAATCACTCCTTACTTCGCATCATACCATGACTGACCATGCGAATAATCAACCTTTAGTGGTACGGCTAATTTAATAGCAGATTCCATCACCTCTGGTACAATGCGCTCTAAAATTTCTATTTCCTCAGCGGGTGCTTCAAAAATTAATTCATCATGTACTTGTAATAGAAGCTTTGCCTGCAAGCCTTCCTTCTGCAAGCGAGCATCCATATCAATCATCGCCTTCTTAATAATATCAGCGGCGCTTCCTTGAATCGGCGTATTCATCGCTGTGCGCTCAGCAAAACTACGCAAGTTGAAGTTTGAGCTGTTAATTTCCGGTAAATAACGGCGACGATTTAAAATTGTTGTGACAAAGCCATCTCGTTTAGCATCTGCCACGATGCTTTCCATATAATCTTTTACACCGGGGAAGCTTTGTAAATAGTTCTCAATAAACTCAGCTGCTTTTTTACGCGGTATGTCTAAGTTTTGCGATAAGCCATAATCACTAATACCGTAAATAATTCCGAAGTTTACTGCCTTCGCTGTACGTCGCATATTTGCTGTGACCTCGTCGGGATTTGTTACACCAAAAACATCCATTGCAGTACGTGTATGAACATCCATCCCTTCCTTGAATGCCTCTACTAGTGTAGCGTCCTGACACATATGTGCTAATACGCGTAATTCGATTTGTGAATAATCAGCTGCAAATAGCACCCAACCTTCCTTTGATGGCACAAATGCTTGGCGAATTTTACGCCCTTCCTCTAAACGAATTGGAATGTTTTGTAGGTTCGGGTCTGTCGAGCTTAAACGTCCCGTTGCTGTCAATGCTTGCTGGAAGCGCGTATGCACTTTTCCATCCTCTTCGTGTATCTCTTTTGTCAATCCTTCAATATATGTCGATTGCAACTTCGCTAATTGGCGATAATCTAAAATATGCTTCACAATATCATGCTCTGATTGGAGCTTCTCAAGCACGTCCGCGGCTGTGGAGTAGCCTGTTTTTGTCTTTTTCAATACAGGCAGTCCTAGCTTATCAAATAAAATAACACCTAATTGCTTCGGTGAATTAATATTAAATTCCTCACCTGCAAGCTCATAAATCGTTTGCTCAATAATGGCAAGCTTTTTCTGTAATGCCTCGCCCATTTGATTTAATGTTTCTACGTTCACAGAAATTCCTGTGATTTCCATCGTGCCTAAAATTTCAGCAAGCGGCAATTCTAATTCATGGTATAAGTCGTATTGTTCATTATCCTGTAGCTTTTTTTCTACAACAGGCTGTAAATGCCATAAGGCAATCGCTTTTCGACTAATATGGTCTGCTAGTATATCCTCAGCAGGTACAGTCCATTTTGCCCCTTTTCCATAGACGACCTCATTGGCTTGTACATTTGTATAGCCAAATTCCTTTGCCAATGTTGCTACATCATCACCGGAAATAGCTGGGTTGACAATATACGATGCAAGCAGTAAGTCAAAGGCAACACCCGCAAGCTGTATTTGATGACGTGCTAAAATTGCCTGTGTCGCTTTACTATCTACAATATACTTTTTCTTCGTCGCATCTTCTAGCCAAGCTTTAAAAACATCGCTTTTTAATGCCACCTCCACGGGAATGTACATAGCGCCTGCACCATTTGTTATAGCAATCCCAAGCATATTACAGCTATGGTAATGTTCGTTCTCCAACTCAATATGGAGTGCCATCGCATCTGTTAACATGGCAGGCGTCACTTCAGCCACAATGTTTAGCTGAATCTCCTCCTGCTCCTGTGCAGTGCTCTGCATATCGCTTTTTTCAATTAATGATTTAAACCCTAGCTCCTGCCAAACGGCAAGTAAAGCATCCTCATTCGGACCAGCATAA harbors:
- a CDS encoding arsenic resistance protein; protein product: MGHYREKLENQQIWIYVISLIVGALIGLSSERFGAYFAFAISPLIAILMYGMFSQIPFLKLKKALSNRKFIVVLLLGNFVVVPVIVWLLIMLFPQPTPILLGVCLVLLTPCIDYVIVFTQLGKGNEKLILAATPILFVVQLLLLPLYLWLFIGEEMVGIVQIQPFLGAFVLLIAVPFMLAVATQLWAKNQSFGARVLASAAWLPVPFMAFVLIAVVASQIAKVYRDFGIILDVIPIYILFLIVTPIVARGLIFVFKLEVRAGRALIFSMGTRNSLVVLPLAFALPDAWATIAAAIIVTQTIVELVGELVYIKIVPKWILRNKGEFV
- the mutM gene encoding bifunctional DNA-formamidopyrimidine glycosylase/DNA-(apurinic or apyrimidinic site) lyase, with protein sequence MPELPEVEGVVKDLKPLVEGKTIQSVTLSETVYTSHAAGKQTIVKGSALHHFEASVQQMAVTKIERRAKYIFIHLQKEQEPFVLVNHLGMTGAWFVVQNVAEIAEEKFRKHIHATFTLAGGELLIYSDIRRFGELRFLRTIDEHAPLTKMAPEPFDEEACEFFLMQCAKAKYENKTVKEVIMDGQVISGCGNIYATEALFATKIRPTKKVKAISKAKKIELFHAIVHVLKESIENGGSTISDYRTVNGGAGSMQNRLKMYSHKQCPLCQSATKSVVIAGRTSTYCPSCQT
- the polA gene encoding DNA polymerase I gives rise to the protein MAKEKLLLLDGNSLAYRAFFALPPLTNDSGIHTNASYGFTMMLQKIVEEEQPTQMLVAFDAGKTTFRHESYGEYKGGRQKTPPELSEQFPYIRKLIDAYNIRRYELDLYEADDIIGTLAKQAEEKGSEVIIVSGDKDLTQLATDNVTVYITRKGITDIEKYTPAHIEEKYGLTPVQIIDMKGLMGDASDNIPGVPGVGEKTAIKLLKEYGTIEALYEAIDAMKASKMKEKLVENEESAHLSKKLATIFTEAPIEVTLGDLAYAGPNEDALLAVWQELGFKSLIEKSDMQSTAQEQEEIQLNIVAEVTPAMLTDAMALHIELENEHYHSCNMLGIAITNGAGAMYIPVEVALKSDVFKAWLEDATKKKYIVDSKATQAILARHQIQLAGVAFDLLLASYIVNPAISGDDVATLAKEFGYTNVQANEVVYGKGAKWTVPAEDILADHISRKAIALWHLQPVVEKKLQDNEQYDLYHELELPLAEILGTMEITGISVNVETLNQMGEALQKKLAIIEQTIYELAGEEFNINSPKQLGVILFDKLGLPVLKKTKTGYSTAADVLEKLQSEHDIVKHILDYRQLAKLQSTYIEGLTKEIHEEDGKVHTRFQQALTATGRLSSTDPNLQNIPIRLEEGRKIRQAFVPSKEGWVLFAADYSQIELRVLAHMCQDATLVEAFKEGMDVHTRTAMDVFGVTNPDEVTANMRRTAKAVNFGIIYGISDYGLSQNLDIPRKKAAEFIENYLQSFPGVKDYMESIVADAKRDGFVTTILNRRRYLPEINSSNFNLRSFAERTAMNTPIQGSAADIIKKAMIDMDARLQKEGLQAKLLLQVHDELIFEAPAEEIEILERIVPEVMESAIKLAVPLKVDYSHGQSWYDAK